The Odocoileus virginianus isolate 20LAN1187 ecotype Illinois chromosome 3, Ovbor_1.2, whole genome shotgun sequence genome includes a window with the following:
- the LOC110131238 gene encoding 3-galactosyl-N-acetylglucosaminide 4-alpha-L-fucosyltransferase FUT3, whose product MYPPGCAKVKCSWHHCLPGLLLQLLLALCFFSYLRVSQDKPKPTWVSELGAPSQATEGSPSRLPLRVLLWTWPFNQPVALSRCSELWPGTADCQLTVNRSEYPQADAVLVHHREVSSRPQMQLPPSPRPPGQRWVWFSMESPSNCLKLKDLDGYFNLTMSYRRDSDIFMPYGWLEPWSGQPVETLLNISAKTKLVAWVVSNWRKDSTRVQYYELLKPHLQVDVYGRSHTPLPYKLMAKQLSQYKFYLAFENSLHPDYITEKLWKNALQAWAVPVVLGPSRVNYEQFLPPKAFIHVEDFRSPKDLAQYLLALDKDHTSYLNYFRWRETLRPRSFSWALMFCKACWKLQQEPRYQTVPSIASWFQ is encoded by the coding sequence ATGTATCCACCCGGCTGCGCCAAGGTGAAGTGTTCCTGGCACCACTGTCTTCCtgggctgctgctgcagctgctctTGGCTCTGTGCTTCTTCTCTTATCTGCGTGTGTCTCAAGATAAGCCCAAGCCCACGTGGGTCTCTGAACTGGGGGCCCCTTCCCAGGCCACTGAGGGGTCCCCCTCCCGCCTGCCCCTGCGTGTCCTGCTGTGGACGTGGCCGTTCAATCAGCCAGTGGCTCTGTCCCGCTGCTCGGAGCTGTGGCCTGGCACAGCTGACTGCCAGCTGACCGTCAACCGCAGCGAGTACCCTCAGGCGGATGCGGTCCTCGTGCACCACCGGGAGGTCAGCAGCCGGCCCCAGATGCAGCTCCCGCCTTCCCCGCGGCCCCCTGGCCAGCGCTGGGTTTGGTTCAGCATGGAATCACCCAGCAACTGCTTGAAACTGAAGGACCTAGATGGCTACTTCAACCTCACCATGTCCTACCGCCGGGACTCAGATATCTTCATGCCCTACGGCTGGCTCGAGCCGTGGTCCGGCCAGCCGGTGGAGACACTGCTCAACATCTCGGCCAAGACCAAGCTGGTGGCCTGGGTGGTGTCCAACTGGAGGAAAGACTCTACCAGGGTGCAGTACTACGAGCTGCTGAAGCCACACCTCCAAGTGGATGTGTACGGACGCTCCCACACGCCACTGCCCTACAAGCTCATGGCCAAGCAGCTGTCCCAGTACAAGTTCTACCTGGCTTTTGAGAACTCCCTGCACCCCGACTACATCACAGAGAAGCTGTGGAAGAATGCCCTGCAGGCATGGGCTGTGCCAGTGGTCCTGGGCCCCAGCCGGGTCAACTATGAACAGTTCCTGCCACCCAAAGCCTTCATCCACGTCGAAGACTTCCGGAGCCCCAAGGACCTGGCCCAGTACTTGCTAGCACTGGACAAGGACCACACCAGCTACCTGAACTACTTCCGGTGGCGGGAGACACTGCGGCCTCGGTCCTTCTCCTGGGCCCTGATGTTCTGTAAGGCCTGCTGGAAGCTGCAGCAGGAGCCCAGGTACCAGACGGTGCCCAGTATTGCGTCTTGGTTCCAGTGA
- the NRTN gene encoding neurturin, whose product MQRWKAAALASVLCSSVLSIWMCREGLLLGHRLGPALAPLRRPPRTLDARIARLAQYRALLQGAPDAVELRELTPWAGRSPGPRRRAGPRRRRARARSGTRPCGLRELEVRVSELGLGYASEETVLFRYCAGACEAAARVYDLGLRRLRQRRRVRRERVRAQPCCRPTAYEDEVSFLDTHSRYHTVHELSARECACV is encoded by the exons ATGCAGCGCTGGAAGGCAGCGGCCCTGGCCTCGGTGCTCTGCAGCTCCGTGCTCTCCATCTGGATGTGTCGGGAGGGCCTGCTCCTCGGCCACCGCCTCGGACCTGCGCTGGCCCCCTTGCGCCGGCCACCTCGCACCCTGGACGCCCGAATCGCCCGTCTGGCCCAGT ACCGTGCACTGCTGCAGGGCGCCCCGGACGCGGTGGAACTTCGAGAACTGACGCCCTGGGCCGGGCGGTCCCCTGGTCCGCGCCGTCGGGCGGGGCCCCGGCGGCGACGCGCGCGTGCGCGGTCGGGGACACGGCCGTGCGGGCTGCGCGAGCTCGAGGTCCGCGTGAGCGAGCTGGGCCTGGGCTACGCGTCCGAAGAGACAGTGCTGTTCCGCTACTGCGCAGGCGCGTGCGAGGCGGCCGCGCGCGTCTACGACCTGGGGCTGCGGCGCCTGCGCCAGCGGCGGCGAGTGCGGCGCGAGCGTGTGCGCGCTCAGCCCTGCTGCCGCCCGACGGCCTACGAGGACGAAGTGTCCTTTTTGGACACGCACAGTCGCTACCACACGGTCCACGAGCTGTCGGCGCGCGAGTGCGCCTGCGTGTGA
- the DUS3L gene encoding tRNA-dihydrouridine(47) synthase [NAD(P)(+)]-like isoform X1, with protein sequence MAEGAAEVSAQSDGGGDPGAVEPERGVAPIKPQYLTTKEQFHEFLEAKGQEKPSQESEAVDPAGNDLTEPEAKRIRLEDGQTEDGQAEEAAETGEQLQAQKRARGQNKCRPHVKPTHYDKNKLCPSLVQVCVTVTKSPRCLECEPVCPPSSIFLTLWCIVIVPIFQESAARCFYGDRCRFLHDVGHYLETKPADLGPSCVLFETFGRCPYGVTCRFAGAHLGPEGQNLVREGLVQAPPVRNGLDKALQQQLRKRKIHFKRAEQALRQLSRGPLPGPTSEATVPEGREAEGAPGQDNCDIQLAPQEPDTVGPPSGPLRTCGPLTDEDVVRLRPHEKRRLDISGKLYLAPLTTCGNLPFRRICKRFGADVTCGEMAVCTNLLQGQTSEWALLKRHPCEDIFGVQLEGAFPDTMTKCAELLNRTIEVDFVDINVGCPIDLVFKKGGGCALMNRLAKFQQIVRGMNQVLDVPLTVKLRTGVQERVNLAHRLLPDLRAWGAALVTLHGRSREQRYTKLADWQYIEQCVAAAHPMPLFGNGDVLSYEDANRALQTGVAGVMIARGALLKPWLFTEIKEQRHWDISSSERLDILRDFTHYGLEHWGSDTQGVEKTRRFLLEWLSFLCRYVPVGLLERLPQRINERPPYYLGRDYLETLMASQKAADWIRISEMLLGPVPPNFVFLPKHKANAYK encoded by the exons ATGGCGGAGGGAGCGGCAGAAGTCTCAGCACAGAGTGATGGTGGTGGCGACCCAGGAGCCGTCGAGCCGGAACGGGGAGTGGCGCCCATCAAACCTCA ATACCTCACCACCAAGGAGCAGTTCCACGAATTTCTGGAAGCCAAAGGGCAGGAGAAGCCCAGCCAGGAATCCGAGGCTGTAGACCCTGCTGGCAATGACCTGACTGAGCCTGAGGCCAAGCGGATCCGACTGGAGGACGGGCAGACAGAGGACgggcaggcagaggaggcagCTGAAACTGGGGAGCAGCTTCAGGCTCAGAAGAGGGCCCGGGGCCAGAACAAGTGCCGGCCTCACGTGAAGCCCACCCACTATGATAAGAACAAGCTCTGTCCCTCTCTGGTCCAGGTGTGCGTCACTGTCACCAAAAGTCCCAGATGCCTTGAGTGTGAGCCTGTCTGTCCCCCCAGTTCAATCTTCTTGACGTTATGGTGTATCGTTATTGTTCCCATCttccag GAATCAGCTGCTAGGTGTTTCTATGGTGACCGCTGCCGCTTCCTGCATGACGTGGGCCACTACCTGGAGACCAAGCCTGCTGACCTTGGCCCCAGCTGTGTGCTCTTCGAGACCTTCGGCAGGTGTCCCTATGGTGTAACCTGCCGCTTTGCCGGGGCCCATCTGGGGCCCGAGGGCCAGAATCTGGTGAGGGAGGGGTTGGTCCAGGCGCCGCCCGTCCGCAACGGCCTGGACAAGGCCCTGCAGCAGCAGCTGCGAAAAAGGAAGATCCACTTCAAGCGTGCAGAGCAGGCTCTGCGCCAGCTGAGCAGGGGCCCGCTGCCAGGCCCCACCTCCGAAGCCACtgtccctgagggcagggaggcCGAGGGTGCCCCAGGGCAGGATAACTGTGACATCCAGCTGGCCCCCCAGGAACCGGACACCGTTGGCCCTCCCAGTGGCCCTTTAAGGACCTGCGGACCCCTGACAGATGAGGATGTAGTCAGGTTGAGGCCCCATGAGAAGCGGCGG ctgGACATCAGTGGCAAGCTGTACCTGGCCCCACTCACCACG TGTGGCAACCTGCCCTTCCGCCGGATCTGTAAGCGCTTCGGGGCAGATGTGACCTGCGGGGAGATGGCTGTGTGCACTAACCTGCTACAGGGCCAGACGTCCGAGTGGGCCCTGCTCAAACGCCACCCCTGCGAGGATATCTTTGGCGTCCAG CTTGAAGGCGCCTTTCCTGACACCATGACCAAATGTGCCGAGCTGCTGAACCGCACCATCGAGGTGGATTTCGTGGACATCAATGTCGGCTGCCCCATTGATCTCGTGTTCAAGAAG GGCGGGGGCTGTGCCCTCATGAACCGCTTGGCCAAGTTCCAGCAGATCGTCCGCGGCATGAACCAG GTGCTGGACGTGCCGCTGACCGTGAAGCTGCGCACGGGTGTCCAGGAGCGTGTGAATCTGGCCCACCGACTGCTGCCCGATCTGCGGGCCTGGGGGGCGGCTCTGGTCACG CTCCACGGCCGCTCACGGGAGCAGCGCTACACCAAGTTGGCCGACTGGCAGTACATCGAGCAGTGCGTGGCGGCGGCCCACCCCATGCCCCTTTTCG GGAATGGAGACGTCTTGTCCTACGAGGATGCCAACCGAGCCCTGCAGACCGGTGTTGCAGGGGTCATGATCGCGCG tGGCGCCCTGCTCAAGCCGTGGCTGTTCACGGAGATCAAGGAGCAGAGGCACTGGGACATCTCATCGTCCGAGCGCCTGGACATCCTGCGGGACTTCACGCACTACGGCCTGGAGCACTGGGGCTCAGACACGCAGGGTGTGGAGAAGACGCGCCGCTTCCTCCTCGAGTGGCTCTCCTTCCTGTGCAG
- the DUS3L gene encoding tRNA-dihydrouridine(47) synthase [NAD(P)(+)]-like isoform X4 has protein sequence MAEGAAEVSAQSDGGGDPGAVEPERGVAPIKPQYLTTKEQFHEFLEAKGQEKPSQESEAVDPAGNDLTEPEAKRIRLEDGQTEDGQAEEAAETGEQLQAQKRARGQNKCRPHVKPTHYDKNKLCPSLVQVCVTVTKSPRCLECEPVCPPSSIFLTLWCIVIVPIFQESAARCFYGDRCRFLHDVGHYLETKPADLGPSCVLFETFGRCPYGVTCRFAGAHLGPEGQNLVREGLVQAPPVRNGLDKALQQQLRKRKIHFKRAEQALRQLSRGPLPGPTSEATVPEGREAEGAPGQDNCDIQLAPQEPDTVGPPSGPLRTCGPLTDEDVVRLRPHEKRRLDISGKLYLAPLTTCGNLPFRRICKRFGADVTCGEMAVCTNLLQGQTSEWALLKRHPCEDIFGVQLEGAFPDTMTKCAELLNRTIEVDFVDINVGCPIDLVFKKGGGCALMNRLAKFQQIVRGMNQVLDVPLTVKLRTGVQERVNLAHRLLPDLRAWGAALVTSVSAGLSGSLSLSLSLSDPPLPRPLRPSPRGRLSSSSTAAHGSSATPSWPTGSTSSSAWRRPTPCPFSGMETSCPTRMPTEPCRPVLQGS, from the exons ATGGCGGAGGGAGCGGCAGAAGTCTCAGCACAGAGTGATGGTGGTGGCGACCCAGGAGCCGTCGAGCCGGAACGGGGAGTGGCGCCCATCAAACCTCA ATACCTCACCACCAAGGAGCAGTTCCACGAATTTCTGGAAGCCAAAGGGCAGGAGAAGCCCAGCCAGGAATCCGAGGCTGTAGACCCTGCTGGCAATGACCTGACTGAGCCTGAGGCCAAGCGGATCCGACTGGAGGACGGGCAGACAGAGGACgggcaggcagaggaggcagCTGAAACTGGGGAGCAGCTTCAGGCTCAGAAGAGGGCCCGGGGCCAGAACAAGTGCCGGCCTCACGTGAAGCCCACCCACTATGATAAGAACAAGCTCTGTCCCTCTCTGGTCCAGGTGTGCGTCACTGTCACCAAAAGTCCCAGATGCCTTGAGTGTGAGCCTGTCTGTCCCCCCAGTTCAATCTTCTTGACGTTATGGTGTATCGTTATTGTTCCCATCttccag GAATCAGCTGCTAGGTGTTTCTATGGTGACCGCTGCCGCTTCCTGCATGACGTGGGCCACTACCTGGAGACCAAGCCTGCTGACCTTGGCCCCAGCTGTGTGCTCTTCGAGACCTTCGGCAGGTGTCCCTATGGTGTAACCTGCCGCTTTGCCGGGGCCCATCTGGGGCCCGAGGGCCAGAATCTGGTGAGGGAGGGGTTGGTCCAGGCGCCGCCCGTCCGCAACGGCCTGGACAAGGCCCTGCAGCAGCAGCTGCGAAAAAGGAAGATCCACTTCAAGCGTGCAGAGCAGGCTCTGCGCCAGCTGAGCAGGGGCCCGCTGCCAGGCCCCACCTCCGAAGCCACtgtccctgagggcagggaggcCGAGGGTGCCCCAGGGCAGGATAACTGTGACATCCAGCTGGCCCCCCAGGAACCGGACACCGTTGGCCCTCCCAGTGGCCCTTTAAGGACCTGCGGACCCCTGACAGATGAGGATGTAGTCAGGTTGAGGCCCCATGAGAAGCGGCGG ctgGACATCAGTGGCAAGCTGTACCTGGCCCCACTCACCACG TGTGGCAACCTGCCCTTCCGCCGGATCTGTAAGCGCTTCGGGGCAGATGTGACCTGCGGGGAGATGGCTGTGTGCACTAACCTGCTACAGGGCCAGACGTCCGAGTGGGCCCTGCTCAAACGCCACCCCTGCGAGGATATCTTTGGCGTCCAG CTTGAAGGCGCCTTTCCTGACACCATGACCAAATGTGCCGAGCTGCTGAACCGCACCATCGAGGTGGATTTCGTGGACATCAATGTCGGCTGCCCCATTGATCTCGTGTTCAAGAAG GGCGGGGGCTGTGCCCTCATGAACCGCTTGGCCAAGTTCCAGCAGATCGTCCGCGGCATGAACCAG GTGCTGGACGTGCCGCTGACCGTGAAGCTGCGCACGGGTGTCCAGGAGCGTGTGAATCTGGCCCACCGACTGCTGCCCGATCTGCGGGCCTGGGGGGCGGCTCTGGTCACG tccGTCTCTGCCGGGCtctctgggtctctctctctctctctctctctctctgatcctCCACTTCCCCGGCCCCTCCGTCCCTCCCCACGCGGCCGCCTCTCCTCCAGCTCCACGGCCGCTCACGGGAGCAGCGCTACACCAAGTTGGCCGACTGGCAGTACATCGAGCAGTGCGTGGCGGCGGCCCACCCCATGCCCCTTTTCG GGAATGGAGACGTCTTGTCCTACGAGGATGCCAACCGAGCCCTGCAGACCGGTGTTGCAGGGGTCATGA
- the DUS3L gene encoding tRNA-dihydrouridine(47) synthase [NAD(P)(+)]-like isoform X2, with protein sequence MAQVHFWSAAATYRYLTTKEQFHEFLEAKGQEKPSQESEAVDPAGNDLTEPEAKRIRLEDGQTEDGQAEEAAETGEQLQAQKRARGQNKCRPHVKPTHYDKNKLCPSLVQVCVTVTKSPRCLECEPVCPPSSIFLTLWCIVIVPIFQESAARCFYGDRCRFLHDVGHYLETKPADLGPSCVLFETFGRCPYGVTCRFAGAHLGPEGQNLVREGLVQAPPVRNGLDKALQQQLRKRKIHFKRAEQALRQLSRGPLPGPTSEATVPEGREAEGAPGQDNCDIQLAPQEPDTVGPPSGPLRTCGPLTDEDVVRLRPHEKRRLDISGKLYLAPLTTCGNLPFRRICKRFGADVTCGEMAVCTNLLQGQTSEWALLKRHPCEDIFGVQLEGAFPDTMTKCAELLNRTIEVDFVDINVGCPIDLVFKKGGGCALMNRLAKFQQIVRGMNQVLDVPLTVKLRTGVQERVNLAHRLLPDLRAWGAALVTLHGRSREQRYTKLADWQYIEQCVAAAHPMPLFGNGDVLSYEDANRALQTGVAGVMIARGALLKPWLFTEIKEQRHWDISSSERLDILRDFTHYGLEHWGSDTQGVEKTRRFLLEWLSFLCRYVPVGLLERLPQRINERPPYYLGRDYLETLMASQKAADWIRISEMLLGPVPPNFVFLPKHKANAYK encoded by the exons ATGGCGCAAGTGCACTTCTGGTCAGCCGCCGCCACTTACAG ATACCTCACCACCAAGGAGCAGTTCCACGAATTTCTGGAAGCCAAAGGGCAGGAGAAGCCCAGCCAGGAATCCGAGGCTGTAGACCCTGCTGGCAATGACCTGACTGAGCCTGAGGCCAAGCGGATCCGACTGGAGGACGGGCAGACAGAGGACgggcaggcagaggaggcagCTGAAACTGGGGAGCAGCTTCAGGCTCAGAAGAGGGCCCGGGGCCAGAACAAGTGCCGGCCTCACGTGAAGCCCACCCACTATGATAAGAACAAGCTCTGTCCCTCTCTGGTCCAGGTGTGCGTCACTGTCACCAAAAGTCCCAGATGCCTTGAGTGTGAGCCTGTCTGTCCCCCCAGTTCAATCTTCTTGACGTTATGGTGTATCGTTATTGTTCCCATCttccag GAATCAGCTGCTAGGTGTTTCTATGGTGACCGCTGCCGCTTCCTGCATGACGTGGGCCACTACCTGGAGACCAAGCCTGCTGACCTTGGCCCCAGCTGTGTGCTCTTCGAGACCTTCGGCAGGTGTCCCTATGGTGTAACCTGCCGCTTTGCCGGGGCCCATCTGGGGCCCGAGGGCCAGAATCTGGTGAGGGAGGGGTTGGTCCAGGCGCCGCCCGTCCGCAACGGCCTGGACAAGGCCCTGCAGCAGCAGCTGCGAAAAAGGAAGATCCACTTCAAGCGTGCAGAGCAGGCTCTGCGCCAGCTGAGCAGGGGCCCGCTGCCAGGCCCCACCTCCGAAGCCACtgtccctgagggcagggaggcCGAGGGTGCCCCAGGGCAGGATAACTGTGACATCCAGCTGGCCCCCCAGGAACCGGACACCGTTGGCCCTCCCAGTGGCCCTTTAAGGACCTGCGGACCCCTGACAGATGAGGATGTAGTCAGGTTGAGGCCCCATGAGAAGCGGCGG ctgGACATCAGTGGCAAGCTGTACCTGGCCCCACTCACCACG TGTGGCAACCTGCCCTTCCGCCGGATCTGTAAGCGCTTCGGGGCAGATGTGACCTGCGGGGAGATGGCTGTGTGCACTAACCTGCTACAGGGCCAGACGTCCGAGTGGGCCCTGCTCAAACGCCACCCCTGCGAGGATATCTTTGGCGTCCAG CTTGAAGGCGCCTTTCCTGACACCATGACCAAATGTGCCGAGCTGCTGAACCGCACCATCGAGGTGGATTTCGTGGACATCAATGTCGGCTGCCCCATTGATCTCGTGTTCAAGAAG GGCGGGGGCTGTGCCCTCATGAACCGCTTGGCCAAGTTCCAGCAGATCGTCCGCGGCATGAACCAG GTGCTGGACGTGCCGCTGACCGTGAAGCTGCGCACGGGTGTCCAGGAGCGTGTGAATCTGGCCCACCGACTGCTGCCCGATCTGCGGGCCTGGGGGGCGGCTCTGGTCACG CTCCACGGCCGCTCACGGGAGCAGCGCTACACCAAGTTGGCCGACTGGCAGTACATCGAGCAGTGCGTGGCGGCGGCCCACCCCATGCCCCTTTTCG GGAATGGAGACGTCTTGTCCTACGAGGATGCCAACCGAGCCCTGCAGACCGGTGTTGCAGGGGTCATGATCGCGCG tGGCGCCCTGCTCAAGCCGTGGCTGTTCACGGAGATCAAGGAGCAGAGGCACTGGGACATCTCATCGTCCGAGCGCCTGGACATCCTGCGGGACTTCACGCACTACGGCCTGGAGCACTGGGGCTCAGACACGCAGGGTGTGGAGAAGACGCGCCGCTTCCTCCTCGAGTGGCTCTCCTTCCTGTGCAG